One window from the genome of Hoplias malabaricus isolate fHopMal1 chromosome X2, fHopMal1.hap1, whole genome shotgun sequence encodes:
- the LOC136676278 gene encoding acidic leucine-rich nuclear phosphoprotein 32 family member A isoform X1: MDMKKRIHLELRNRTPSDVKELVLDNCRSNEGKIEGLTDEFEELEFLSTINVGLTSVANLPKLNKLKKLELSDNRISGGLEVLAEKCPNLTHLNLSGNKIKDLSTIEPLKKLESLKSLDLFNCEVTNLNDYRENVFKLLPQLTYLDGYDKEDKEAPDSDTEAYVEGLDDEDDDDDEVEEEEYDEDAAPGDEDEEGEDEDEEEGEEEEEDDVSGEEEEEEDVNDGEVDDEDDYEEERGQKRKRELDEEGEDEDDD; encoded by the exons ATGGATATGAAGAAAAGAATTCATCTGGAGTTGCGAAACAGGACGCCGTCAGAC GTGAAAGAGCTTGTGCTTGACAACTGTCGGTCAAATGAAGGCAAAATTGAAGGCCTTACAGATGAGTTTGAGGAACTGGAATTTTTAAGCACAATCAATGTAGGCTTAACATCAGTTGCCAACTTACCGAAGCTCAACAAACTTAAAAAG CTGGAGCTCAGTGATAACAGAATCTCAGGAGGTTTGGAGGTCCTGGCAGAGAAATGTCCCAACCTTACCCATCTGAACCTCAGTGGCAACAAAATCAAAGACCTCAGCACGATTGAACCCCTG aaaaaattGGAAAGCCTCAAAAGTTTAGACTTATTCAACTGTGAGGTGACAAACCTGAATGACTACAGAGAAAATGTCTTTAAGCTGCTGCCTCAGTTGACATACCTTGACGGCTATGACAAAGAGGATAAAGAGGCACCTGACTCTGATACAGAGGCCTATGTTGAGGGActggatgatgaagatgatgacgaCGATG AAGTAGAAGAGGAAGAATATGATGAAGATGCTGCCCCtggagatgaagatgaagaaggtgaagatgaggatgaggaggaaggagaagaggaagaggaagatgatgTCAGTGGAGAG gaagaggaggaggaagatgtAAATGACGGAGAAGTTGATGATGAGGACGATTATG AAGAAGAGAGGGGTCAGAAGAGGAAAAGGGAGTTGGACGAAGAAGgagaggatgaggatgatgacTGA
- the LOC136676278 gene encoding acidic leucine-rich nuclear phosphoprotein 32 family member A isoform X2 codes for MDMKKRIHLELRNRTPSDVKELVLDNCRSNEGKIEGLTDEFEELEFLSTINVGLTSVANLPKLNKLKKLELSDNRISGGLEVLAEKCPNLTHLNLSGNKIKDLSTIEPLKKLESLKSLDLFNCEVTNLNDYRENVFKLLPQLTYLDGYDKEDKEAPDSDTEAYVEGLDDEDDDDDEVEEEEYDEDAAPGDEDEEGEDEDEEEGEEEEEDDVSGEEEEEEDVNDGEVDDEDDYEERGQKRKRELDEEGEDEDDD; via the exons ATGGATATGAAGAAAAGAATTCATCTGGAGTTGCGAAACAGGACGCCGTCAGAC GTGAAAGAGCTTGTGCTTGACAACTGTCGGTCAAATGAAGGCAAAATTGAAGGCCTTACAGATGAGTTTGAGGAACTGGAATTTTTAAGCACAATCAATGTAGGCTTAACATCAGTTGCCAACTTACCGAAGCTCAACAAACTTAAAAAG CTGGAGCTCAGTGATAACAGAATCTCAGGAGGTTTGGAGGTCCTGGCAGAGAAATGTCCCAACCTTACCCATCTGAACCTCAGTGGCAACAAAATCAAAGACCTCAGCACGATTGAACCCCTG aaaaaattGGAAAGCCTCAAAAGTTTAGACTTATTCAACTGTGAGGTGACAAACCTGAATGACTACAGAGAAAATGTCTTTAAGCTGCTGCCTCAGTTGACATACCTTGACGGCTATGACAAAGAGGATAAAGAGGCACCTGACTCTGATACAGAGGCCTATGTTGAGGGActggatgatgaagatgatgacgaCGATG AAGTAGAAGAGGAAGAATATGATGAAGATGCTGCCCCtggagatgaagatgaagaaggtgaagatgaggatgaggaggaaggagaagaggaagaggaagatgatgTCAGTGGAGAG gaagaggaggaggaagatgtAAATGACGGAGAAGTTGATGATGAGGACGATTATG AAGAGAGGGGTCAGAAGAGGAAAAGGGAGTTGGACGAAGAAGgagaggatgaggatgatgacTGA